The proteins below come from a single Oncorhynchus tshawytscha isolate Ot180627B linkage group LG22, Otsh_v2.0, whole genome shotgun sequence genomic window:
- the LOC112221687 gene encoding translocon-associated protein subunit delta, with the protein MMIRIAAFLALVCLCTGESCSDPVITPSAYTTSDAVISSESVFIVELSLACTNGAQSVALYADVNGRQFPVTRGQDVGKYQVSWSMPHKQASSGTYQVKFFDEESYSSLRKAQRNNEDSDSIQPLFSVNVDHRGAWNGPWVATEVMAVLIGILLYYLAFNAKSTIQA; encoded by the exons ATGATGATCAGAATAGCCGCGTTTCTTGCTCTTGTCTGCTTGTGCACAG GAGAGAGCTGTTCAGACCCTGTGATCACCCCCTCTGCCTACACCACCTCTGATGCCGTCATCTCCTCTGAGTCTGTCTTTATCGTGGAGCTCAGCCTGGCCTGCACCAATGGCGCCCAG AGTGTGGCTCTGTATGCTGACGTCAATGGCAGACAGTTCCCCGTGACCAGAGGCCAGGATGTTGGCAAGTACCAG gTGTCCTGGAGCATGCCCCACAAACAGGCTAGCTCCGGTACATACCAGGTCAAATTCTTTGATGAGGAGTCCTATAGCTCTTTGCGCAAG gcCCAGAGGAACAATGAGGATAGTGACTCCATCcagcctctcttctctgtcaacGTGGATCACAGG GGTGCATGGAATGGCCCGTGGGTGGCTACTGAGGTTATGGCTGTTCTCATCGGTATACTGCTCTACTACCTGGCCTTCAATGCTAAAAGCACCATCCAGGCATAA